A single genomic interval of Eleutherodactylus coqui strain aEleCoq1 chromosome 3, aEleCoq1.hap1, whole genome shotgun sequence harbors:
- the LRRN1 gene encoding leucine-rich repeat neuronal protein 1: MACRKLLVLTFYKLLIGFLITSFTQANECPQLCVCGNRPWFTPQSTYREAKTVDCNDLRLTKIPANLSADTQVLLLQSNNIERTNGELQQLVNLTELDLSQNNITSIQDVGLANLSQLTTLHLEENQVFEMTDYCLQDLSNLEELYINHNQLSSISPSAFAGLRSLLRLHLNSNKLRIIDSRWFKSTPNLEILMIGENPVIGILDLNFQPLTNLRSLVLAGMYLSDVPGNAFLGLDNLESLSFYDNKLGKVPQVALQKLPNLKFLDLNKNPIRKIQEGDFKNMLRLKELGINNMAELVSLDRYALDNLPELTKLEATNNPKLSYIHRSAFRNVPTLESLMLNNNALNSVYKGTVESLPNLREISIHSNPLRCDCVLHWMGSNQTTIRFMEPLSMFCALPPEYRGQSVKEALAQDPAGEQCLPMISQETFPSHLSLDLGMAVALDCRAMAEPEPEIYWVTPMGHKVTTETLSDKYRLSGEGTLQVINVQVEDSGRYTCVAQNSEGADTRVATLRINGTLLDGSQALQLYVQQTEASSVLVSWKVSSSVLASNLKWSSATMKIDNPHITYTARVPADVHEYNLTHLQPATEYEVCLTVSGLHQQAQRACINVTTKGTSYSLTVTDQETSAALAAVMGSLFALISFASVSVYAAKRFQRKNYRHSLKKYMQKTSSIPLNELYPPLISLWEGDSEKEKDGTAETKASQVDTSRSYYMW; the protein is encoded by the coding sequence ATGGCTTGTAGGAAGCTACTTGTGTTGACATTTTACAAGTTGCTGATTGGATTTCTCATCACTTCGTTCACTCAAGCCAACGAATGTCCTCAGCTCTGTGTCTGTGGGAACCGGCCTTGGTTTACTCCACAGTCCACCTACCGCGAGGCCAAAACGGTGGACTGCAACGACTTACGTCTGACCAAGATCCCCGCGAATCTTTCTGCCGACACGCAGGTGCTTCTGCTGCAGAGCAATAACATTGAACGGACAAATGGAGAACTTCAGCAGCTGGTGAATCTGACAGAGCTCGACCTGTCCCAGAATAATATCACTTCCATCCAAGACGTGGGCCTGGCCAATCTTAGCCAGCTCACCACTCTGCACCTGGAGGAGAACCAAGTGTTTGAGATGACTGACTACTGTCTTCAAGACTTGAGCAACCTTGAGGAACTCTACATCAACCACAACCAACTCAGTTCCATCTCACCTAGTGCCTTTGCCGGACTGCGCAGCTTACTCCGCTTGCACCTAAATTCTAATAAGTTGCGGATTATCGACAGTCGCTGGTTCAAGTCCACCCCCAACCTGGAGATACTCATGATTGGGGAGAACCCAGTTATCGGTATACTGGATTTAAACTTCCAACCACTGACGAATCTGCGGAGCTTGGTCTTGGCCGGCATGTACCTGAGCGACGTTCCAGGGAACGCGTTTCTGGGGTTGGATAATCTGGAGAGTTTATCGTTCTATGACAATAAGCTTGGTAAAGTTCCACAGGTGGCGCTACAAAAACTTCCCAACCTCAAATTCTTAGACCTTAATAAAAATCCCATCCGAAAGATTCAGGAAGGAGACTTCAAGAATATGCTACGCCTGAAGGAACTTGGAATTAACAACATGGCAGAGTTGGTATCGCTAGACCGCTACGCTCTAGACAATCTCCCTGAGTTAACGAAGCTTGAAGCTACTAACAATCCGAAACTTTCCTACATCCATCGCTCCGCCTTCCGTAATGTGCCTACACTGGAGAGCTTGATGCTGAATAACAATGCACTGAACTCTGTGTATAAGGGGACGGTGGAATCACTGCCTAATCTGCGGGAAATCAGTATCCACAGTAATCCATTACGCTGTGACTGTGTCCTACACTGGATGGGCTCCAATCAGACCACCATCCGTTTTATGGAGCCGCTCTCCATGTTTTGTGCGTTGCCCCCGGAATATCGTGGTCAGTCTGTGAAAGAGGCATTGGCCCAAGACCCTGCTGGAGAGCAATGCTTGCCCATGATATCTCAAGaaaccttccccagtcatctcagCCTAGACCTAGGGATGGCTGTTGCCTTGGACTGCAGAGCCATGGCAGAACCTGAACCCGAAATTTATTGGGTCACCCCTATGGGACATAAGGTCACCACAGAAACGTTGTCGGATAAGTATCGCTTGAGTGGTGAGGGAACGCTCCAGGTCATCAATGTGCAGGTAGAGGACTCTGGCCGTTACACCTGTGTGGCACAAAATTCAGAAGGAGCAGACACCAGAGTGGCCACATTGCGTATAAATGGGACCCTTCTGGATGGCTCTCAGGCTCTCCAGCTATATGTACAGCAGACCGAAGCCAGTTCTGTCCTGGTGTCATGGAAAGTTAGCTCCAGCGTCTTGGCTTCTAACCTCAAGTGGTCTTCAGCCACCATGAAGATCGAcaacccacacatcacatacacggCCCGGGTTCCTGCCGACGTTCACGAATACAACCTGACCCATCTCCAACCTGCCACGGAGTACGAAGTTTGCCTGACTGTATCTGGTCTCCATCAACAAGCTCAACGGGCCTGCATCAATGTCACTACCAAGGGGACATCCTACTCGTTGACCGTCACCGACCAGGAGACCAGCGCGGCTCTGGCAGCCGTCATGGGATCTCTTTTCGCCCTCATTAGTTTTGCTTCCGTTTCTGTTTACGCGGCAAAAAGATTCCAGAGGAAGAACTATCGTCATTCCCTAAAGAAGTACATGCAGAAGACATCGTCCATCCCGCTGAACGAGTTGTACCCACCGCTCATCAGCCTGTGGGAGGGCGACAGTGAGAAGGAGAAAGATGGGACTGCGGAGACTAAAGCCTCCCAGGTGGATACGTCCCGGAGCTATTACATGTGGTAA